One region of Peribacillus simplex genomic DNA includes:
- a CDS encoding CvfB family protein, with amino-acid sequence MQKIQAGLAVELEVERKADFGWFLTDGSEDVLLHHSEMNEGTELELGDEVTVFIYHDKQARLTATMKIPEIQIDQYGWAEVVNVKRKLGVFVNIGLSKDILVSLDDLPNIDRLWPEVGDRLYVSLKTDRNDRLFGKLATEDVIQEIAVKAPLKGVRNTTVKGNVYRLLMVGSFFVSEEGYRCFIHESERKEEPRLGELVEGRVIDSKEDGTLNVSLFPFKQDLMGEDADVIFTYLMNRGGAMPYGDKTPPDDIQFHFGLSKGAFKRALGKLMKEEKIYQEDGWTYSSDRK; translated from the coding sequence ATGCAAAAAATTCAGGCCGGTTTGGCTGTAGAGTTAGAAGTGGAACGTAAGGCTGATTTCGGATGGTTTTTAACTGATGGTTCAGAAGATGTCTTACTTCATCATAGTGAAATGAATGAAGGAACGGAACTTGAGCTTGGTGATGAAGTTACTGTGTTCATCTACCACGATAAACAAGCAAGGCTAACAGCCACAATGAAGATTCCCGAAATTCAGATTGATCAGTATGGTTGGGCGGAAGTTGTCAATGTGAAAAGGAAACTTGGTGTTTTTGTGAACATCGGCCTTTCCAAAGATATACTTGTATCCCTGGACGACCTACCGAATATTGATCGTTTATGGCCTGAGGTTGGTGATCGTCTATATGTATCCCTTAAGACAGATCGCAATGACCGCCTGTTTGGTAAACTTGCTACGGAAGATGTAATCCAGGAGATTGCTGTAAAAGCTCCTTTAAAAGGAGTCCGTAACACCACTGTTAAGGGAAATGTCTATCGTTTGCTTATGGTTGGGTCTTTCTTTGTTTCCGAAGAAGGATATCGCTGCTTCATTCACGAAAGTGAACGCAAGGAGGAGCCTCGTCTTGGTGAATTAGTTGAAGGGCGCGTCATTGATAGTAAAGAAGATGGAACGCTAAACGTTTCTTTATTTCCCTTTAAACAAGATTTAATGGGGGAAGATGCTGATGTCATTTTCACTTATTTAATGAATCGTGGCGGTGCTATGCCTTATGGTGACAAAACACCACCTGATGATATCCAATTTCACTTCGGTTTAAGCAAGGGAGCGTTCAAACGTGCCCTCGGCAAACTGATGAAAGAAGAGAAGATTTACCAGGAAGATGGATGGACATATTCTTCAGACCGTAAATGA
- a CDS encoding spore coat associated protein CotJA, with protein sequence MTREKTFTLVKSYKPFHSKFDPCPPIGRKYFRTPPNLYINFQPPNLEQFTPEEALKYGTLWKFFYDFYDNPYRERET encoded by the coding sequence TTGACTCGCGAAAAGACTTTTACCTTAGTTAAATCATACAAACCTTTCCATAGTAAATTCGATCCGTGCCCACCTATTGGGAGAAAGTATTTCAGGACACCTCCTAATTTGTATATTAATTTTCAACCGCCGAATTTGGAGCAGTTCACACCGGAGGAAGCTTTGAAATACGGTACACTTTGGAAGTTCTTTTATGATTTCTATGATAATCCATATCGGGAAAGGGAGACGTAA
- a CDS encoding manganese catalase family protein has product MWVYEKKLQYPVKVRDCNPRLAKYLIEQYGGADGELAAALRYLNQRYTIPDKVIGLLTDIGTEEFAHLEMIATMVYKLTKDATPQQMVAAGLGEHYANHDGALFYQNAAGDPWTATYIQAKGDPIADLYEDIAAEEKARATYQWLIDISDDPDINDSLRFLREREIVHSMRFREAVEILKEDKGKKKFF; this is encoded by the coding sequence ATGTGGGTGTATGAAAAGAAACTGCAATATCCAGTTAAAGTAAGAGACTGTAATCCTAGATTGGCAAAATATTTAATAGAACAATACGGGGGTGCTGATGGTGAATTGGCTGCAGCACTCCGTTACTTAAATCAACGATATACAATACCCGATAAAGTCATCGGATTACTTACGGATATCGGAACGGAAGAATTCGCTCACCTGGAAATGATTGCCACCATGGTTTATAAGCTTACAAAGGACGCCACACCACAGCAGATGGTTGCAGCAGGTCTTGGCGAACATTATGCGAATCATGATGGTGCCCTTTTCTATCAAAATGCAGCAGGTGATCCATGGACAGCCACATACATCCAAGCTAAAGGCGATCCTATTGCTGATTTATATGAAGATATTGCCGCTGAAGAGAAAGCTCGTGCAACCTATCAATGGTTGATTGACATTTCAGATGACCCGGATATCAATGATTCACTAAGATTTTTAAGGGAAAGAGAGATTGTACATTCCATGAGGTTCAGAGAAGCTGTAGAAATCCTAAAAGAGGACAAAGGGAAAAAAAAGTTTTTTTAA
- a CDS encoding YitT family protein, which translates to MIMSDLAGASTTEIMHKKTQHKKLTLRQILQRGLLITIGAVLMAVGLEIFLVPNNVIDGGITGISIMLSYITGWKLGIFLFVLNLPFFFIGYKQIGKTFALSTLYGILVLSITTALLHHVPAFTQDILLASAFGGMILGIGVGMVIRYGGSLDGTEILAILASKKIPFSVGEIVMFFNLFILGSAGFVFSWDRAMYSIIAYFVAYKTMDIVIAGLDESKFVWIISDEFGDIGDAIMNRLGRGVTFLAGEGAYSGDDKKVIFCVINRLEEAKLKDIVKSFDPSAFLAVGDIAEVRGGRFKKKDIH; encoded by the coding sequence ATGATTATGTCAGACCTGGCAGGTGCAAGTACAACAGAAATTATGCACAAGAAGACCCAGCATAAAAAATTAACACTGAGACAAATATTACAGAGAGGACTTTTAATTACGATCGGTGCCGTTTTAATGGCTGTCGGCCTCGAGATTTTTTTAGTGCCGAATAACGTAATCGACGGAGGCATAACGGGAATATCGATTATGTTGTCTTACATTACGGGATGGAAACTTGGTATTTTTCTTTTCGTTTTGAATCTTCCTTTCTTTTTTATCGGTTATAAACAAATTGGAAAAACCTTCGCATTATCTACTCTGTATGGGATTTTAGTCCTTTCTATTACCACTGCATTGCTTCATCACGTACCAGCTTTCACTCAAGATATCCTCCTAGCATCCGCTTTTGGCGGAATGATTCTTGGCATTGGTGTTGGAATGGTCATTCGATATGGCGGCTCATTGGATGGTACAGAAATACTTGCTATACTCGCTAGCAAGAAGATCCCTTTTTCCGTTGGGGAGATCGTCATGTTTTTTAATTTATTCATCCTTGGCAGTGCAGGCTTCGTTTTCTCATGGGATCGCGCCATGTATTCGATCATAGCTTACTTCGTAGCTTATAAAACGATGGATATCGTCATCGCTGGTTTGGATGAGTCCAAATTTGTTTGGATTATCAGTGATGAATTTGGTGATATCGGCGACGCCATAATGAATCGCCTTGGACGCGGCGTAACATTTTTAGCTGGCGAAGGTGCTTATTCTGGTGATGATAAAAAAGTCATCTTTTGTGTAATAAACAGGCTTGAGGAAGCTAAACTTAAAGATATAGTCAAAAGCTTTGACCCTTCTGCATTTCTTGCCGTAGGGGATATCGCGGAAGTTCGGGGCGGCCGATTCAAGAAAAAAGATATTCACTAA
- a CDS encoding 3D domain-containing protein, with amino-acid sequence MKKSILSLAAAAAISGAFTIPVHAEDVKVKDGDTLWGISQTYKVSIEDIKSWNDLSSDMIYAGGTLHISQEEHYKVKSGDTLSEIADKYDVAVNDIKSWNGLNSDTIHPDQELVIKPAANKVEAASVGPEQKSEQAAPAEQSKPVEQSKSAEQSKPVEQSKPAEQSKPAEQSKPAEQSKPAEQSKPAAQSEPAETNNDSKDQAGIKKEITVRATAYTADCQGCSGTTATGVDLKANPDAKVISVDPSVIPLGSKVYIEGYGYATAADTGSAIKGNRVDIFIPNEKDAVNWGVKNVKLQVLN; translated from the coding sequence ATGAAAAAATCAATCTTATCGTTAGCGGCAGCGGCTGCAATATCCGGTGCTTTCACAATTCCGGTACATGCAGAAGATGTCAAAGTGAAAGATGGAGACACATTATGGGGGATATCTCAAACATATAAAGTATCAATAGAAGATATTAAGTCTTGGAACGATTTGTCTTCAGACATGATTTATGCCGGAGGAACCTTACATATTTCTCAAGAAGAGCATTATAAAGTCAAGTCAGGAGACACATTATCGGAAATTGCAGACAAATATGATGTAGCGGTAAATGATATTAAATCTTGGAACGGTTTAAATTCAGATACAATCCATCCTGATCAAGAATTGGTCATTAAACCTGCGGCTAACAAAGTCGAAGCGGCGAGTGTTGGGCCTGAGCAAAAATCAGAGCAAGCTGCACCAGCAGAACAATCAAAGCCAGTTGAACAATCAAAGTCAGCAGAACAATCAAAGCCAGTTGAACAATCAAAGCCAGCAGAACAATCAAAGCCAGCAGAACAATCAAAGCCAGCAGAACAATCAAAGCCAGCAGAGCAATCAAAGCCAGCTGCACAATCGGAACCAGCTGAAACAAACAATGATTCCAAGGATCAAGCAGGAATTAAAAAAGAGATAACTGTTAGAGCAACTGCCTATACGGCTGATTGTCAAGGCTGCAGCGGTACAACAGCCACAGGGGTCGACTTGAAGGCTAATCCTGATGCTAAAGTAATTTCCGTGGACCCATCAGTCATTCCACTTGGATCGAAAGTTTATATAGAGGGTTATGGCTACGCCACGGCAGCAGATACGGGCAGTGCTATCAAAGGAAATAGAGTGGACATTTTTATACCAAACGAAAAGGATGCCGTGAATTGGGGCGTTAAAAACGTTAAATTGCAAGTCTTAAATTAA
- a CDS encoding cold-inducible protein YdjO-related protein, with translation MYFGKKNSEEPEIVMEDTIVYACGSADCNGWMRKDFASENYDCPMCGSQLVEEVRELPKIENEYNAFK, from the coding sequence ATGTATTTTGGTAAAAAGAATTCAGAGGAACCAGAAATCGTTATGGAAGATACGATAGTATATGCGTGCGGATCAGCAGATTGTAATGGTTGGATGAGAAAAGATTTTGCATCGGAAAACTATGATTGCCCAATGTGCGGTAGTCAATTAGTCGAGGAAGTCAGGGAACTCCCAAAAATTGAAAATGAGTATAATGCATTTAAATAA
- a CDS encoding spore coat protein CotJB, translated as MNKKLDDEYYQLLEQIQAADFVLVELTHYLDTHPNDQQALQQFNQFHEYSKQLKSVFEPKYGPLLGFGNSPGGENKWEWGQGPWPWQV; from the coding sequence ATGAATAAGAAACTGGATGATGAATATTATCAGCTGCTTGAACAAATACAGGCTGCGGATTTCGTACTTGTCGAGTTGACTCATTATTTGGATACACATCCTAACGACCAGCAAGCATTACAGCAATTCAATCAATTTCATGAATATTCCAAACAATTGAAATCGGTTTTTGAGCCTAAATACGGTCCCTTATTGGGTTTTGGAAACAGTCCAGGCGGTGAAAATAAATGGGAATGGGGCCAAGGCCCTTGGCCATGGCAGGTATAA
- the recQ gene encoding DNA helicase RecQ, whose product MMEKAREYLQEYFGYESFRKGQEQIIEQVLGGINTAGIMPTGGGKSICYQIPALLLPGVTLVISPLISLMKDQVDALEQNGIDATFLNSSISGLESSNRMNDIKQGRYKLVYVAPERLENAAFQQDLFNVDISLVAIDEAHCISQWGHDFRPSYLKIKTLLKNMPSAPAVLALTATATPHVTDDICQSLGISGQHTISTGFSRDNLFFSVVKEENRGRFLMRYIEKNKNESGIIYAATRKEVDSLHAKLNKAGFKTGRYHAGMNEQDRSEQQDQFIRDDVPLMVATSAFGMGIDKSNVRYVIHYQTPKNMESYYQEAGRAGRDGLESECILLYSPQDMQIQRFLIDQSNPSQEWQSQELKKLNKMKDYCFTEGCLQAFILQYFGEENPEDCGHCENCTDKRDSIEVTTQAQMVLSCMLRMGERFGKTMISQVLTGSRNKKIEEFGFQKLSTYGIINNQSAKDVGDFIDFLTAKQYIEMTGGQFPVLKVTNAGREVLLGQKKVLRKEIKKVSSISVDHGLFNELRQLRKELAGKENVPPFIIFSDASLKDMAVKLPKTEQEFLEVKGVGTQKFERFGTVFLEGISHYVQAHPELETNIMVTKEAVKRSTTPSHLESYRLYQEGKSIKEIGTMRGLSSISIENHLLKCAEEHLDIKWEGIFSDKEYDLVLETAKQLDSEKLKPLKEALPEHFSYFMIKAILVKAGLENA is encoded by the coding sequence TTGATGGAAAAAGCACGTGAATATTTACAGGAATATTTTGGTTATGAGTCATTCCGAAAAGGTCAGGAACAGATTATCGAACAGGTGTTGGGAGGAATAAACACAGCGGGAATCATGCCTACTGGCGGAGGTAAATCAATATGTTACCAAATCCCGGCCCTCTTGTTACCTGGTGTAACACTCGTGATATCCCCACTTATTTCCTTGATGAAGGACCAAGTAGATGCCCTCGAACAAAACGGGATTGATGCCACATTTCTTAATAGCTCCATTTCGGGGTTAGAATCATCCAATAGAATGAACGATATTAAGCAAGGAAGATATAAGTTGGTTTATGTGGCACCGGAACGTTTGGAAAATGCTGCATTTCAACAGGATTTATTTAATGTGGACATTTCATTGGTGGCCATTGATGAAGCCCATTGCATATCTCAATGGGGCCATGACTTCAGACCAAGCTATTTAAAAATCAAGACCTTATTGAAAAACATGCCATCAGCTCCTGCTGTACTGGCATTAACGGCAACAGCCACACCGCATGTAACCGATGATATTTGTCAGTCGCTCGGAATATCAGGGCAGCATACAATATCAACGGGATTTTCAAGAGATAACTTGTTCTTTTCCGTTGTGAAAGAAGAAAACCGCGGACGTTTTTTAATGCGCTATATAGAGAAAAACAAGAATGAGTCGGGTATCATATATGCAGCCACTAGGAAAGAAGTCGATTCGTTGCATGCCAAGCTTAATAAAGCCGGATTCAAGACAGGTCGATACCACGCTGGCATGAATGAACAAGACCGTTCGGAACAGCAAGACCAATTCATTCGTGATGACGTTCCTTTAATGGTAGCGACATCTGCATTTGGGATGGGAATCGATAAGTCTAATGTCAGATACGTCATCCATTACCAAACTCCAAAGAACATGGAGAGTTATTATCAGGAAGCAGGTCGTGCAGGAAGGGATGGTTTGGAGAGTGAATGCATCCTTTTGTATTCCCCCCAGGATATGCAGATTCAGCGTTTTCTGATTGATCAATCAAACCCTTCCCAGGAGTGGCAATCACAGGAATTGAAGAAGTTGAACAAAATGAAGGATTATTGTTTTACTGAAGGGTGTTTGCAAGCCTTCATTCTTCAATACTTTGGAGAGGAAAATCCTGAGGATTGCGGTCATTGTGAAAATTGTACAGATAAACGTGACTCTATTGAAGTAACTACACAGGCACAGATGGTCCTTTCATGCATGTTGCGAATGGGTGAGCGATTCGGTAAAACGATGATCTCCCAAGTGCTTACGGGATCACGAAATAAGAAAATTGAAGAGTTCGGCTTTCAGAAGCTTTCAACCTATGGAATCATCAATAATCAATCTGCAAAGGATGTAGGCGATTTCATTGATTTCCTTACAGCGAAACAGTATATCGAAATGACCGGGGGCCAATTTCCAGTCCTTAAAGTGACCAATGCTGGCAGGGAAGTGCTGTTGGGACAGAAAAAGGTCCTGCGTAAAGAAATAAAAAAAGTAAGCAGCATCAGTGTAGATCATGGGTTATTCAATGAGTTGAGACAGTTAAGAAAAGAATTGGCAGGTAAGGAAAATGTACCTCCATTCATTATTTTTTCCGATGCATCTTTGAAAGATATGGCCGTCAAACTGCCGAAAACAGAACAGGAATTCCTAGAAGTAAAAGGGGTGGGCACCCAGAAGTTCGAACGCTTCGGCACCGTGTTCCTAGAAGGAATTTCCCATTATGTACAGGCACATCCTGAATTAGAAACGAATATAATGGTTACAAAGGAAGCAGTAAAGAGAAGCACTACGCCATCACATTTAGAAAGCTATCGCTTATATCAGGAAGGCAAATCAATCAAGGAAATCGGGACAATGAGAGGTCTGTCTTCCATTTCAATTGAAAATCATTTATTAAAGTGTGCAGAGGAACATTTGGATATCAAATGGGAAGGGATTTTCTCGGATAAAGAGTATGACCTTGTATTGGAAACTGCGAAACAATTGGATTCTGAAAAACTAAAACCGCTAAAAGAAGCCTTACCTGAGCACTTTTCCTACTTTATGATTAAAGCGATCTTGGTTAAAGCAGGATTGGAAAACGCATAG
- a CDS encoding response regulator produces the protein MNVIVLDILLEKGEMDGWAILRELKGSCDLNEIPVFVSTVLDEREKGISLGFKDFLVKPYKPSQLSEVIMHTLFSNGNQG, from the coding sequence ATGAATGTCATAGTACTAGATATCCTTCTTGAGAAGGGAGAAATGGACGGCTGGGCAATCCTGAGGGAGTTAAAAGGATCCTGTGACTTGAATGAGATTCCCGTTTTTGTATCGACGGTACTTGATGAAAGGGAAAAGGGTATTTCATTGGGATTTAAGGATTTTTTAGTTAAACCATATAAACCGAGCCAATTATCCGAAGTAATTATGCATACCTTGTTCAGCAATGGTAACCAAGGATAG
- a CDS encoding alanyl-tRNA editing protein, whose protein sequence is MTKKLYYTSTMTSEWDTTIQESVEENGFYYITLEETAFYPEGGGQPSDTGKIEGITVLDIIKSNDGKILHKTERRPDSEIVHCELDWPRRFDHMQQHSGQHLLSAVCVELFDSNTVSFHLGKDYLTIDITSEFKWTEVHTAAVEKQANQYIIENREIHAYYVTKEQLQTLPVVKMPTVSENIRIVEIEGIEYNPCGGTHVARTGEIGLIKIFKTEKQKDYTRLYFKCGFRALNEFSESLGILSALSNKFNTGRTEILNRVEKLENDYKQLLSVYENLKLENANFLADSLLAENAEGFISHIFEDSSMKDLLYLAGTIVKKEKVTVLLASRKEQKVILSHSGSFPLHCGKYFKAELSSYNGKGGGSEQTAQAGFASQNDLMAFYQYTVERLGQNSGE, encoded by the coding sequence ATGACAAAAAAATTGTATTACACGTCCACCATGACTTCCGAATGGGATACCACTATCCAGGAGTCCGTTGAAGAAAATGGCTTTTACTACATCACTCTTGAAGAAACCGCTTTTTATCCAGAAGGGGGCGGCCAGCCTTCAGATACTGGCAAGATAGAAGGAATCACTGTTCTGGATATTATAAAAAGCAATGATGGAAAGATTCTGCATAAGACGGAGAGAAGGCCAGATTCAGAAATCGTTCACTGTGAACTTGATTGGCCCCGCCGCTTCGATCATATGCAACAGCATAGCGGCCAGCATTTACTCTCTGCAGTCTGTGTCGAACTGTTTGACTCGAATACGGTCAGCTTTCATCTTGGAAAGGATTATTTAACGATCGATATAACGTCCGAATTTAAATGGACTGAAGTACATACGGCGGCAGTTGAAAAGCAGGCTAATCAATATATTATTGAGAATCGCGAAATACATGCATATTACGTGACAAAGGAGCAATTACAGACACTTCCTGTCGTTAAAATGCCTACTGTGTCCGAAAATATCCGTATTGTTGAAATAGAAGGGATTGAGTATAACCCTTGCGGCGGAACCCATGTAGCTCGAACCGGTGAGATAGGCTTAATAAAGATTTTCAAAACGGAGAAGCAGAAAGATTATACCCGCCTCTATTTTAAGTGCGGCTTCAGGGCATTGAACGAATTTTCCGAAAGTCTTGGTATTCTTTCAGCCTTATCGAATAAATTCAATACCGGACGTACAGAGATATTGAATAGGGTGGAGAAACTGGAGAATGACTATAAGCAGCTACTATCGGTATATGAAAACTTAAAACTTGAAAATGCAAACTTTCTTGCTGACTCTCTGCTTGCAGAAAATGCAGAGGGATTCATCTCTCATATATTCGAAGATAGCTCAATGAAAGATCTGCTTTACCTTGCAGGTACGATTGTAAAAAAGGAAAAGGTTACTGTATTATTAGCATCACGTAAGGAGCAAAAGGTGATTCTTTCGCACAGTGGGTCCTTCCCCTTACATTGCGGAAAATATTTTAAAGCTGAACTCAGTTCGTATAATGGGAAAGGCGGAGGGAGCGAACAGACTGCACAAGCAGGTTTTGCGTCACAAAATGACCTAATGGCATTTTACCAATACACAGTTGAAAGATTAGGCCAAAATTCAGGTGAATAA
- a CDS encoding cold-shock protein, with product MYRRNNTEEIIPEETKVWECTSEDCKGWIRDNFTSNDEHVCPLCSSEMKPGTRMLQAINNPRNY from the coding sequence ATGTATAGAAGAAATAATACGGAAGAAATCATTCCTGAAGAAACAAAGGTGTGGGAATGTACATCAGAAGATTGCAAAGGTTGGATTCGCGATAACTTTACAAGTAATGATGAACACGTTTGTCCGTTATGTAGCAGCGAGATGAAACCCGGCACCAGAATGCTTCAAGCAATCAACAATCCAAGAAACTATTAA